The nucleotide window ACCATGGTCCCCACGATAGCAGTGGAAATTAATTCCGGAAGATGGAAAATTTGTCACAGGGTGGACGCCGGCCGCCGTCCAGCTACTTTGGGGGCCGACGCGCTGAGCCGCACCAAGCAGGTAGGGAGTATTGGGATGCCGGAGACCGAGGTCGCGCCACGCCGCAGGGGTCGCCCCGCCTCGGGCACCGCCGCCGAGGGTGGGGCCGAGGTCCAGTCGCTGGATCGCGCCATCGCCCTGCTGCGGGTGGTGGCGGACCAGGATGGCATGGCGCTGGCCGAGATCGCCCGCCGGGCGGAACTGCCGGTGTCCACCGTGCATCGGCTGCTCACCACGCTGGAGAAGCGCCAGCTGGTGAATCACGACCTGTCCACCGGGCTGTGGACCGTGGGGCTCGGACTGTTCCGCATCGGCTCGGCCTACCTGCGCATCCGCAAGCTGCCGGACATCGGCCGCCCGGTGATCCGCCGGCTGCTGCACGAGACCGACGAGACCGTGAACCTCGCCATGTTCGACGCCATGGAGCTGGTGGTGGTGGCCCAGGCGGAGGCGCATGCCCCGGTGCGCGCCTTCTTCCGCCTCGGAGCGCGGCTGCCGCTGCATGCCACCGCCGCCGGCAAGGCCGTGCTGGCCGCCGCCACGCCCGCCTTCCGCGGCGCCTGCCTTGGCCAGATCCGCTACGAGCCCTTCACCACCGCCACCCACCGCGAGGAGCGGGAGCTGATGGACGATGTGGCTGAGATTCTGGAACGTGGCTTCGCCGTGGACCGGGAAGAGCATGCCCCCGGCATGCGAGCGGTGGCCGCAGCGATTCTCAACGAATGGCGCGACCCCATCGGCGCGGTCTCGGTCTCCGCGCCCGCGGTGCGCATGAGCGAGGACCGCATCCTGCGCCTCGGCCGGCGCGTGGCCGCCGCCGCCGAGCAGATGACGCGGCTTTATTCCGGCGTCGATGAAAGCGTGTCGCAGGATTACGCTGCGTATCGGTAAGGCCTGTTGACTGAATTGGCATACAGTATTCCAAATATTGGAATACGGAGTACCAAATTCGGAATTGAAAATTCCAATTGACACAAGGGAAGCTCAT belongs to Xanthobacter autotrophicus Py2 and includes:
- a CDS encoding Transcriptional regulator IclR (PFAM: regulatory protein IclR; Transcriptional regulator IclR~KEGG: mlo:mll0250 transcription regulator); the protein is MPETEVAPRRRGRPASGTAAEGGAEVQSLDRAIALLRVVADQDGMALAEIARRAELPVSTVHRLLTTLEKRQLVNHDLSTGLWTVGLGLFRIGSAYLRIRKLPDIGRPVIRRLLHETDETVNLAMFDAMELVVVAQAEAHAPVRAFFRLGARLPLHATAAGKAVLAAATPAFRGACLGQIRYEPFTTATHREERELMDDVAEILERGFAVDREEHAPGMRAVAAAILNEWRDPIGAVSVSAPAVRMSEDRILRLGRRVAAAAEQMTRLYSGVDESVSQDYAAYR